GTATTCGACATTGAAAACAAATACGATTGGCACGCGTCGCTCGTGAGTGTAACGCGAGGATGCCCTTTCGGCTGCGAGTGGTGCAACGTTCCGATTTACCAGGGAAACCGTACACGCCTGCGCCCGATAGACGATGTAGTAGAAGACATTCGCTTATTAAGCGGTCAGGAATTTTACGTAACCGACGATATGATAATGTTGAATCGCCCGCGAATAACCAATTACGTAATGGATTTATGCGACAAAATTAAAGATTTTAAGGTAAAAATGTTCTTGTCGTGTTCGCCGGCTATGAACAGCGATACAAATTTTTTGAATAAAATCGCCGAAGCGGGTGCGGCGAGCATGTACACAGTTTTTGCAAGCGACCCGTTCAGTGCAAGATTCTACGAAGGCGATAAAAATGTCTGGAATAAGTGCGTAGATTTGGTCAAGCAATTAGAAGACAGGGGAATAAGATTTTTCGGTTCGTTTGCAGTAGGATACGACTGCTGTCACGAGGACCAATTCGACAAAATTTTGGAATATTGCCGCGTCGCGAATGTTAAAACCGCCGAATTTTTCATAGCGACGCCGTTTCCGAACACTCCGTTTTTCAAACGATTGAAAGAAGAAAACCGTCTTCATTTACCTATTAACTGGGCAAGGTATAACGCTGCAAACGTCGTATTTAAACCGAAGCATACGACGGAAGAGCAATTGGATGACGGATTTTCGCGTGTCTGGAAAGAATTTTTTTCAAGCGCCGATCATATGGAATCGCTTTCGGCGTTCACTATGGACACAGAAAAAATTCTGCAATCGTTGGAATATTCGCAAAAAGTAAAAGATTCGGTAAAAAAGGGTATAGAAAAAGCAAAATGCAACTCTAAAAGATTGTAAACAAAGTATATTTGCAATAATATTGAAAAGAAAAGAGGAATTTTATGACGCAAAAAATTGTTATTACAGGATTAGGTTCCGTAAATCCTTGCGGAAACAACGTTAATGAGTTTTGGAATTCATTAAAGAATGGAAAAAGCGGAATAGATTTCGTACAGGCATTCGACACTTCAGATTTACCGACTAAAATAGGCGGCGAGGTAAAAGGAATCGATTACGGAAATTATTTGGATACTAAAGAAGTAAATAGAACCGATAGATATATTCTTCATTCTATCGCCGCCGCCGACGAGGCGGTAAAAGACGCTAACCTTTTGAACGATTCGATTGACGCCGAGAGAATAGGCGTAATTATTTCTTCGGGAGTCGGCGGTCTGAGTTATCTTGAAAACGAAGCGATAAAGCTTTATGAAAAAGGACCGCGGCGCGTGTCTGCATTTTTTATTCCTATGATGATTGCGGATATGGCTAGTGGGATGGTTTCAATGAAATACGGATTCAAAGGACCAAATTACGGAATAGTTTCCGCCTGCGCTTCCGGAGGACACGGGATTGGCGACGCGATGCTTGCGCTTAGGGCGGGAATGATGGACGCCTGCATTTGCGGCGGAACGGAAGCGGCGGTAACTCGTTTGGGATTCGCAGGTTTTTGCGCTATGAAAGCAATGAGTACGCGCAACGAAATTCCGCAAAAAGCGAGTTCGCCGTTTGATTTGAACCGCGACGGATTCGTCATGGGCGAAGGCGCAGGAATTGCTGTTTTGGAAACCTTGGAACACGCGCAAAAACGTAACGCGAAAATTTATGCCGAATTAGTCGGTTACGGAGCTACCGGCGACGCATATCATTTAAGCAGCCCGTCTCCAGACGGCGAGGGGGCGCAAAGAGCGTTGAAAATGGCGCTGAAAACCGCAAATATGCAGCCGACAGAAATTGATTATATTTCGGCGCACGGGACTTCAACTCCCGCAAACGATAAAAACGAGTCCATTGCAATTCAAAAGGTATTTGGCGAGCACGCGCAAAAACTGTCGATAAGTTCGATAAAATCAATGACCGGACATTTACTTGGCGGCGCAGGCGGAATCGCTTTTGTCGCACTTGTAAAGTCTGTTGTCGAGAACGTTGTTCCGCCAACGATAAATTACGAAAATCCGGACCCCGATTGCCCGCTTGATTATACGCCAAATATCGCAAAAAGCAGGATTATCAATGCCGCTATGTGTAATTTATTCGGCTTCGGAGGGCATAACGTTTCGCTGGTTATTAAGAAATTTGTATGAAACAAAGTAATTTTTTTGAAAAAATAAATCAAATTATATTGAAAAAAAAATACTCGGTAAGTATTGTAGATGTCGGGTTTTCGGAAAAAATAAACAATCTGCAAAAATCTTTAGGATATTATTTCAAGAATATTGTTTTACTTTTTCATGCGCTTACGCACAAATCGGCAATCGCTCCGGAGACAGATCCAATAGGACTCGGTTCAAACGAAAGGCTTGAACTGTTGGGCGACTCGATTCTTGATTTTTTGGTAACCGAGGAGTTATATAATAAATTCCCCGGTTATACGGAAGGACAAATAACGGAAATAAAATCTATGATTGTAAGTCGAAAAATAATAGGCGATGTCGCCGACGGTATAAATCTGAAAAACGCTATGATTTTCGGTAAAAGTTACGAAAACCTTAAAAACTCAAAAACCGATGTTTGCTCAAACGCTTTCGAAGCATTAATCGCTGCGATTTATTTGGACGGCGGAATTGATTGTATTCGGAAAGTTTTAAGAAAGAAATTATTTCCGCTTATCGAAAGTTCACTTGTACGAAAAGAAAATATAAATTACAAAACGATGATATTAGAATTCGTTCAAGGAAACGGACATTCAACTGTAAAATACAACCTTATTTCCGAAAAAGGTCCGGATCACGAAAAAATCTTTACCGTTGGAATAGAAATTAACGGTAAAGATATGGGAATCGCACAAGGCAGTTCTAAAAAAGACGCAGAGCAGAAAGCCGCTAAAATCGCAGCGATGAAATTGGGAATAATAGTTTAAATATCCGCTTTTAAATTATTATCTATTTCGGAATCGTTATCCGTTTCCGGAAGAATAATTTGAATTTCCTCTATTCTTTGCGCATCCATTTTTGTAATTTTTAGAGTTATCCCCTTAAAAACGTATTCGGTTCCTTCTGTAGGCACATTTCCGTATTCATGATAAAAAAGCCCGCCTAAAGTGCTGTATTTTTTGTCTTTTTCATCAAATCTAACCGGAACAAATTCAGCCAAATCGTCCAATTCAATATGCGGATTCGCCAAAAAAGTACGAACGTCGGTTTGAACTACCGAAGAAACGCATTCGTCATACTCGTCGTTTATGTCGCCTACGATTTCTTCAATTATATCTTCCATAGTTACAATCCCTGCGGTTCCGCCGTATTCGTCAACAACAACGGCTATATGATTTCGCATTTTTTTCATATCTTTCATAAGATCCGTCAGCAATTTGCTTGCAGGAATATAGTGCGGCTCTTTAATAAGTTTCTTGAGCGACCAATTTCCAACATCTGAAATTCCGTTTTCCGAAATCCATTTTATCACGTCTTTAGCATGCAAAATTCCTATAATTGAATCAACGCTGTTTTCATATACCGGAATTCTAGAATGCCCGTTTGTGCTTATATGCGTCAATGTTTCGGAAAGCGGGGAATCAATAGAAATTGCAACGATGTCGATTCTCGGAACCATAACTTCTTTTGCTAATGTATCGCTGAATTCAAAAATATTTTTAATCATTTCTTTTTCTTCTTTGTCCAATCCGTCTTCGGAATCGGACGCTTCGGTTAATTTGCTTAACTCTTTTTCGCTTAAGAAATTGAACTTTTCATCATATTTCATAATTTTCAGGAGAAAATTTTGTACGAAATACATGATTTTAGCAATCGGAAATAGCAGCGGTTTATTTAAAATGTAAAAGAAATAAATCGGCATTAACAGATTTTCGGCATATTTCAAAGCGAACGCCCGCGGAATACTATAGCAAATAAAACCTGCCGCAATTGACGATATCGCCGCCGCAAGAAATACCGCTTCCCAGTTGAAATATTGTTGAGGAATAAAAATATAACGCCGTGAAATAAAATAAAAAATTATTCCCAGAATAGCGACAGCCGACGATTTTGCAAACGAAATCAACATTGAAAAAACAGTTTTGTTTTCCAAAAATATTTCAATCTTGCCGATAATATGCAGAGTCCGATTATCCGTTATATTGTTTTTATAACGTTCTATCTGCCCAAAAACAATTTTTGTAGAAGATAATAAAGAAATGTAAATACAATCAATTGTTGCGGCGATTACCAAATACGATAATTGTAAACCGGAATACTCCAAAACCTACTCCTTTTCAAGGTCAATATATTTTTTTTCGCGCCGTTCCATAATTATCCGTTCGTCTTCGGATTCATGGTTAAAGCCCAAAAGATGAAATATTCCGTGTATAAACAATCTTTGAACTTCTTCGTCAAGAGATAACCCGTATTCTTTCCTTTGCTCGTCGGCGCACTGTATGCAAATATATATTTCACCCAAATAATCAAAATCATTGAAGCAAAACGACAAAACGTCGGTAACACAATCTTTTTTACGGAAATCGTTATTTAACCGTTTAATAGTTCGTTCATTACAAAAAACCAAATCAACGCTCCGGTTTTCCGCTACACTTTCTCCCGAATACACCTTTCGGCAAAGTGAGAATAACGCCGTCTCGTCAATTTCCAGCGCTTCGTCGTCTTCATACACAATTTCCAGCGGCGTATCGGCTGCTTGCAAATTACAAATTATCCAAACCCAAAATAATCAATTTTCGGTTTATGTTAATTCTTGTAACATCGGCTTCTTTCGCAAGCTTCGACTTAATGTCCCTGAAAATATTCATCGATCTGGAATATTCGCTGTTTTTCGCCCACACCAAATAATCCATAGTTTTATCGGCGACGATATTTTCTTTTGAAGACGAAAACATTTCCTCAATTACGTCGGACACGGCAAACTGCAAATTCTCAATTTGCTTCGCGTTAAAATTTCCTGTAACATTGAAAATAAGTTTGTATTGTGCGCCGCGTTTTACATCGTCCTGCCAATATGCCGTAACTCTCGCCAATACGTTTTGGATTGCGCCGTTAATCGCTTCTTCAACCAATGCTTCCTGTGCAACGTTCGGACGAGTCGCGGAATATCCGGTTTCCGTACCTAAAAGCCGTGCGGTCGTCGTTTCATACGCTTTTACGACAACGGTCGCTTTTCCTCCCTGAACGCTTCCGGAAAACGAAATATAAACGTCCGCACCCAAAGCCAAAGACAATTGGTAAGAAATATCTTGATCCGCGCCTTTGAGCTCCGCTTGGATGTTTGCCAAATCGTTCAACTGTTCAGACGCTCTTGGAACAATGACGTCGTATTTACGAGCGGTTAGAAAACTTTCAATAACTCCCGCAGCCTGACGCGCTAAAGGATTTGATTCGAAAACTTGAAGCGGAGTTTGTCCTTTCGGCGTTTCGGGAATCACCATAATAAACGGAAGCCCTATTTGCGCGACCAAAGCGTCTTTACTCGCAAGGACGCCCATACCTTCAAGATCCGAACGTATCGCCGAAACGTTTACGCGAATATTTTTAATAACTTTAAATCCCTTTCTTTTATCCGGAAGCGTAGTTTTAGTCGAAGAAATCACTTTTTGCGCCTCAAACGTGATAAATTTCGATACGTTGCTCAATTCAAAAAAACTCTCTTGATACGGCTCAAATTTAGCTTTCGCCGCGTCATTATTCAAAAGCGGGTCGGTGCCATTATAAAGCGCAAACCAAACGGCGGCTCTTTGTAAATCGGTGAGAGCCGTTTTTTCATTATTGCCGAATCCCGTCGCGTTCAGCGAAATTTCCGAAGAAGAATAAACCTCAACCAACGCCGCCTGTTTTGACATGGGAATATTGGTCGCTCCCGCGAAATTAAAAATCACAAAAACAAGCATAAGCATCATTAATTTTTTCATAAACCCCATCCTTTTGTTTAAATTTTATCTATTTTTACGCATAAAATATCATTTATCCGACGTTGAGAACTACGGCAAAACGTAAAAACGGTAAATATTTGGAATTTTTATTTTTGTTTCTTAATTTATTCGCCTAATAAAAATCTCCAAAAACCGCCGCCGCCGCTTTTTTGTTTTTTTACTTCCGACTTATTTATTTCATTGTTATTTTTATACTTATCGTTTTCGTTTGAATAAACGGTGGATTGCATATCTTCAGATTGTTCGTCTTCGGATTCAGTCTTAACGGCCGGAACATCTTTTTCCGTTACTAAATCGTTGCTTTTTTTAGATTTGTACGGAAGCGCGAACGAAACATAAGCCGACCAAGTCATTCCGCTTGTCTTCAACAAATCGCCGCTTTTAACGTTCGGACCATCTCTATACGACGTAGTGTCCGATATCTGTTTTTTGTTGTAACGCCAACGAGAATTCCAAGTGTCGCTTTTTGTGAATAAATGATACCCCGCCGAGGCGCCCAAATGAACTGTCGGCGTAATCGCAAATTCAACTCCCATATTTCCCAAAAGTCCAAGAGAAAACTGCGAAATGTAAATATCGTACAATATTTCTTTATCGTCCTTATTATGAAGCATTACGTCTTTGATGCCGAAACCGATTTCCGGAGCCAAAACAAAACGTCGGATAAATATTTTTTTTGCCAACGAGAATTCCGCTCCAAACCCCAATGCAAGCGCATCAATGTCGTACCAGGTTCTACCAGAATTACTACTATATGGATTGTAATAAAATTCGCCGCTCGCTTTCCCGAACAAAAATTCGCCGCCCGCGTTAAACCACCACTGCGAACCGCCGGCGGAAGTAAAAAGATTTACACTCATTTTAAGTTTTGGACCGTACATATTAGACAATTTCAAGTGTCGAATACCGCCTATATACCTTTCTCCGTAGCCAATAGTATCTTGTGGCATTTTATTGTTTTCAGAATTTTTAATTTCTTCAATTTTTGCGTCATACTCTCTTTGTCCTTTGTTATCTACGTCAAACGGAATTTGTGTAAATCCAACGGTAATGTCAAGCGGCAACTGCGGGATTTCTTTTATCGTAGAGCCCACATAAGGCAGTCCGGAAATAATTTGCGCCTGAGACTGCGACGCATCAAGCCCGCGCGCTTTCTCGCCGACCTTTTTTACCATTACCCAGCCGCGTTTTTTTTGAGTTATGTTTCCTTCCGCATCTTCGAGCGATTCATAGACCCAAAATTTATCATCGGTTTTTATTCCATCGCGTTTTCCGATGGAAATAACGACATTTCTTGGATTCCTGTCTAAAACTTGCGCCGAAAGCTGAAAATCCGGAATAGCTCTGGTCGCCGCTTGCACGTCGGTCGCAATTAAATTTAACGCTTCACGAAACGCCGCGTATTTCGGATTTATTTTTTGCCCGTTAAAACGGTATTCTTCGCCTGAATATTTTGTGCTTGAATATGTTCTTTCAATATTGGCGACGAGCTTTGCGGCGGGTTTTTTGCCGGTATTGTCTATTTTCCACCAATATCCCCCAGCCGACAGTGTTATTTTGTACGCCGTTCCGTACGATTGCGTCGCATATGAAGAATCGGTATATCCGATATATACGGGAGCAAAAATATACGCCGAATTCATAACCGTATTCAGTTCTTCTTCAGTTATACCTAATTCTTTGGCTTTGTCGGTGATAAAAGAGTTTTTTTGCTGCTCAGAAAGCAAATCCATAGCGCGAATTTCTTTTTGAGCGTCAACCGCCGATAAGATAGCCGGAACAACCGTACGATTCATTCGTTCTTCCAAAGGAATCGACGCGGGAAGAGCGGAAAATTTATCTACGGCGCTCTGCGGAACATTGTTATAATCAAATCGTTCAAATTTAACGGAATTTTGTAAAACAGATACTAAGTCGTCTTTCCACTCGGAACCGACAACTTCTGATTTGTTAATAGCCAAATTTAAAAACGCGACCGATTTCCTTTGATATACTCCGGCTTCTTTTGACGAAACATCTTCCTGTGCAAAAGACATTATACCGAAACATAATAAAACATAAAATTGTAAATAATTTTTCATAAGATTCCTTGCTTTATGTAAAAGCTTTTATGTAAAAAACAAAAAAATTCTAATAAAAATACAATAATTACATTGGGAAAAAATATATTTACACAAAGTTTTAACGTTTTCGGAGGTTTTATGCCAAGAGGCAGGTCGGCAAAAAATTATAAACGCGTGACAGCGTTGAACCAATTACTAGGAATTTTTATGCTTGCCGCACTAATTGCCGGAATTGGTTTTTTGTTTAATAAGTTAGTGACGATTATGGAAAAATCATCAAATAACGAAACCGTTCAAACAGTTAAAACTTCATCCGCCGGTAAAATAAATGAAACGACGATTAATAACGTAAAAGAGGCATCGGATCTCAATAAAAAGGCAGGCGGTTTGTAATTTTGTAATATTTTATATATAATTATTGATTTTTTATTTTATTGTTAAGGGATAATTTGAAATTATGAAAAAGATGAAAATTATATCGATATCAAAAAAAATAAGTAAACGTCGTCTCGGTACACATATTTTATTTAGTTTCTTTTCTTTTGTTGTAATAATCTTTACAAGCATTTTTTTTACATCCGACGTTATTAAAGATTTAATGCACAAGTCAAACGAAAAAGCGCTTGCAACCGTTGTATCAAGCGTTAAGAATACGTTAGGATACGCCAGTACGATTTTTGAGACGTCTTTTGAACAACTGATGGATTATATCGAAAACGATTATGATAATTCACATCTCTTATGTGAAATGACTACTATCACAAACCGAATCGCCGCAACGACAAAAGGAGCTTCTTACGAAAACGGAATTTACGGATACATACGCGGCGAATATTTGGACGGAATCGGTTGGGCGCCGCCTGAAAATTATGTTGTACATTACAGACCTTGGTACATTAATGCTTTGAAAGCA
The sequence above is drawn from the Chitinispirillales bacterium genome and encodes:
- a CDS encoding radical SAM protein, producing MKIKFIYPKFYKFLELRPELAEFPAIAATWAYTMPPAMGIPILAKLCDSQPDIEYHIQDQNIEEINFNDDSDVIAISFFTPQAAKAYELGDKFLALGKTVLMGGMHPSMIPDNVQPHCTSLTVGEGDTVFLQQIDDYRKGCLKPRYQAAEFPAPEQIVTPKRGVFDIENKYDWHASLVSVTRGCPFGCEWCNVPIYQGNRTRLRPIDDVVEDIRLLSGQEFYVTDDMIMLNRPRITNYVMDLCDKIKDFKVKMFLSCSPAMNSDTNFLNKIAEAGAASMYTVFASDPFSARFYEGDKNVWNKCVDLVKQLEDRGIRFFGSFAVGYDCCHEDQFDKILEYCRVANVKTAEFFIATPFPNTPFFKRLKEENRLHLPINWARYNAANVVFKPKHTTEEQLDDGFSRVWKEFFSSADHMESLSAFTMDTEKILQSLEYSQKVKDSVKKGIEKAKCNSKRL
- the fabF gene encoding beta-ketoacyl-ACP synthase II; the protein is MTQKIVITGLGSVNPCGNNVNEFWNSLKNGKSGIDFVQAFDTSDLPTKIGGEVKGIDYGNYLDTKEVNRTDRYILHSIAAADEAVKDANLLNDSIDAERIGVIISSGVGGLSYLENEAIKLYEKGPRRVSAFFIPMMIADMASGMVSMKYGFKGPNYGIVSACASGGHGIGDAMLALRAGMMDACICGGTEAAVTRLGFAGFCAMKAMSTRNEIPQKASSPFDLNRDGFVMGEGAGIAVLETLEHAQKRNAKIYAELVGYGATGDAYHLSSPSPDGEGAQRALKMALKTANMQPTEIDYISAHGTSTPANDKNESIAIQKVFGEHAQKLSISSIKSMTGHLLGGAGGIAFVALVKSVVENVVPPTINYENPDPDCPLDYTPNIAKSRIINAAMCNLFGFGGHNVSLVIKKFV
- the rnc gene encoding ribonuclease III codes for the protein MKQSNFFEKINQIILKKKYSVSIVDVGFSEKINNLQKSLGYYFKNIVLLFHALTHKSAIAPETDPIGLGSNERLELLGDSILDFLVTEELYNKFPGYTEGQITEIKSMIVSRKIIGDVADGINLKNAMIFGKSYENLKNSKTDVCSNAFEALIAAIYLDGGIDCIRKVLRKKLFPLIESSLVRKENINYKTMILEFVQGNGHSTVKYNLISEKGPDHEKIFTVGIEINGKDMGIAQGSSKKDAEQKAAKIAAMKLGIIV
- a CDS encoding hemolysin family protein encodes the protein MEYSGLQLSYLVIAATIDCIYISLLSSTKIVFGQIERYKNNITDNRTLHIIGKIEIFLENKTVFSMLISFAKSSAVAILGIIFYFISRRYIFIPQQYFNWEAVFLAAAISSIAAGFICYSIPRAFALKYAENLLMPIYFFYILNKPLLFPIAKIMYFVQNFLLKIMKYDEKFNFLSEKELSKLTEASDSEDGLDKEEKEMIKNIFEFSDTLAKEVMVPRIDIVAISIDSPLSETLTHISTNGHSRIPVYENSVDSIIGILHAKDVIKWISENGISDVGNWSLKKLIKEPHYIPASKLLTDLMKDMKKMRNHIAVVVDEYGGTAGIVTMEDIIEEIVGDINDEYDECVSSVVQTDVRTFLANPHIELDDLAEFVPVRFDEKDKKYSTLGGLFYHEYGNVPTEGTEYVFKGITLKITKMDAQRIEEIQIILPETDNDSEIDNNLKADI
- the ybeY gene encoding rRNA maturation RNase YbeY, with the translated sequence MQAADTPLEIVYEDDEALEIDETALFSLCRKVYSGESVAENRSVDLVFCNERTIKRLNNDFRKKDCVTDVLSFCFNDFDYLGEIYICIQCADEQRKEYGLSLDEEVQRLFIHGIFHLLGFNHESEDERIIMERREKKYIDLEKE
- a CDS encoding DUF6175 family protein — protein: MKKLMMLMLVFVIFNFAGATNIPMSKQAALVEVYSSSEISLNATGFGNNEKTALTDLQRAAVWFALYNGTDPLLNNDAAKAKFEPYQESFFELSNVSKFITFEAQKVISSTKTTLPDKRKGFKVIKNIRVNVSAIRSDLEGMGVLASKDALVAQIGLPFIMVIPETPKGQTPLQVFESNPLARQAAGVIESFLTARKYDVIVPRASEQLNDLANIQAELKGADQDISYQLSLALGADVYISFSGSVQGGKATVVVKAYETTTARLLGTETGYSATRPNVAQEALVEEAINGAIQNVLARVTAYWQDDVKRGAQYKLIFNVTGNFNAKQIENLQFAVSDVIEEMFSSSKENIVADKTMDYLVWAKNSEYSRSMNIFRDIKSKLAKEADVTRININRKLIILGLDNL